In Aedes albopictus strain Foshan chromosome 3, AalbF5, whole genome shotgun sequence, the genomic window ttataatttccaaaaaacagaggacgcaactttttcgtgtataatcaagtataattttaatttcaaaagtttatttcctgaaattacgttttagacaaatggactatattctccattcattaaaagttcaaaaaagttcacatatttcaaaattctgagggtgtccattctgccccgggtgtccataatgcccagCCTACCcctatatctgattagagataatttgagaacagaagtggaaaatctttgaatatcaacactaacatttattgacgtttaaaaagtacctatgttttaaaagtttgtgaagcattttcatattgttagtgtacgctcaaaatttcattcaattcggtttactggtttccgagatattcccgtaacgtgggtagatcaccttagaatggtgcgttacggtgtaagatctaccacatcgcATCAAACTTTAATCTTGCTATTTCACTGCCTAAAGTGATagcataccagattaaaatttgatgtatttttgtaatggttatgtttttatttatgttttgtttttaacttctaataaacctttttgtttcaggaggattcaggtaattttattgtataataataccatgttttaaaaatagtaactgttacgagcgtatcacttatgccttattcagtatatattacttaatcctttattctcttttcagtgaagaatcttaccaccattcctggcgcactaatcaatatttttttagcaaaccaccgtatacatcaccataataatacatgcgaacatgtttaaatatctatatcgttatctggaagcgtttggtacgggaggtccacgcttccatctttccccttgATTTCAAGAtgcagaatgttttcaaatattgactatgctgaaatctttctatcccttgaaatcttctctgcggtacatgctgcgcagttggcctggccgttagacaagaaaaatgatagacttgaaaagtcttcattttccaggatgcattcaagtaatggctgcgttagtgtgagattagattagattagattagatcaaGGGGCAGATCACTCTTTGAATGTGCATTCGATTTGCATTTAATGTATAAAAATGCattttaatgttttccatctaCTTAGCATTGAAATATACGCGTATACGCAAATGTCAAACCAAAACTGTTGAAGACAATCGTTGTGATGGATGCTATATTTACAAATTCAGAAATTATCATAGTTAAAATGAAAAAATGGACCGAAATGGTGAGTAAAGTTCTGTTAATCAAAGGTAGACAAACTTATAATACGGAATTTTTTGTAGGAGCAGTTTTGACTGCGGATGGAAACGACTGTTGGACAGGTTTCTCCACAAATAAGAATAAACTAGTACTCGACGTCCTGGCCATGACCTGATACCTGGTGCAactacctcaaaaaaaaaaacgtagaatTCCTACAGTTAAACCTTAAAACTATAGAAAAAGAATCAATGTTAAACAAAGAATAAAATATAGTAATATAGAAGCACTATATGTGAATATTAACGTTTCAGGAAGCGTGCCTGTTCGATCCTGAAACTGCACTGCGCTAACGCTGTATAAGATGAACGAGATGTTTTGGTAGTGCTGTATTTATTAtgtacaacggcgcgcgtcctgaagggttaagttaGTTCTTCACATACAGtaagaatagatttttttttattacttcagAAAAGTTAATGTCGATCCGGCAATTTAGTTGCCATTCTACTACTACCCCTTGATGAGAATAAATCTGCAACTCAACTGGCATACCTTTCGAGCTCATGATTCGACCTTAAACGGGAATTTGTTACGCCTGGTACATAAAGACCTATGATCGGAACCATTTACAAGGTCTGCGGCTTGCTGGGTGACGAAAAATATCTAGTGAtgtctttctgaaggaataatatATATCCCGTTGTGTGCTCGTTAGCCTTTTCCTGATGACTGGTATCTCTACCTCCTTGTGGAACCGGCCAAACTTATCAAAcccgaagtgtttttttttaaattttattttcgcATTGCTACTAATATGgtgaaagcactagacttcgcctaGACCACTAGACTGCTTGGCCctggcgaagactagagcagaaTTTTGGAGGGGCAAAGTCTAGTGCTTTTCTCGGCTTTTACCCTACAATACTGTCCGGCCAGTAATATCATAGACTTAATATCACCGAACGTTTATAAGATATAACACCAGATCTTCGGGCGGCAAAAGTAAATTGTATCGCTATGCTAGACAGTTAGCACTATTTGAAACTCACTTGTTGTTCAAAACTGACAACTGTCAACAATCAATCAATCATCAAATGCTATAGCAAGCCATGGGTTGTCAATTtactgaatgaatgaatgaatgcatTGAAATGCATTTGAATGCAAACAATTTTGTTGATACATCAGATGTTCCAAGAGTGATCCACCCCTTGGATtagattcggtttactggtttccgagatatgacagctcaaaaatgagttgtctcaaaagaggtgttttaccagaacggttctaactttgcgaaatattaatcaatcgagcccaaatttgtaccaatgatgcacatataaaaggttgacaaacagttgagattttttgattcgctctatgaaaagttataacatgttgaacttttttgtgagagaaaaaaaattgcctatcccaaacattttggccatcccctgtaaatgttagcgggaaatataaattctatggattctcaaaagcgaaaactgcttacaaataacaacaaatgttattgtatttttattgtaacaacgttTCATTTGAAGCCAttcaatttgtatttgtattgtaagaacaatggaaaaacattaagatatattgttttcttttgaaaaatgccctaaaaatgtctcataaaaacaatacattctattgtttttcgcgaaaaattgTATGaacattttctcaaaattttatggttaagatacataacgacaaccattttttattgtaaaagtgccatttaccattcgccgaatggtatagaacaataggggtgatggtgagtgtgccgtgtgaattacaatacgtttaatgatgaatatttttcgaaaaaatggagttgtaacaataaaatttatcgtatttttatgatatttttttatcagggttgtgatttaggttatatattTCTCTTGCCGTTTGTCTCACATAGAtgagtgtccattctgccccggtaggagaagatattttcaaactagatttttgatataaaaaagaaaacataaacatccctccccctggatattcaatcttgacgcgatgggagggcttaacccattagcattttagcgccagtttattctccactgcttggactttgagctagatatatctggtttacgagttgagcgcaagtgaaggaatcggccgtaagtgctaatgggaaccaaaggagtatccgtagtgcatttatcacaagttataattcagcttgcatagacctaatctttgcattctttaaattttctcaaatttaacaataattgttgaatttaacgtaacgcaagagtgggtaggggaggtttctgcgttacactcatgattcatcacttgaatttgaaagtacacaggacaggggacgctaggataagttgacttacagccttacaggtaacgttaacaattaaatttattacctttagaaaattctggaccctaatcagtcaaaactgctgattttagaaatgagtttatatttgtatttcttctttttataggttttgtagggatgaatatatagaagttgacaaataatcttaatcattttaatttttgacacaaaaatcagctgactgaacttttttgttttatattctagacggtattataacactgaccaaaaaagcaggaattttgttacatgtttctttaggacttaggacggttgacaatctaAAAGGCTACGGTGGATGTAATAATACTTCGGActtagatgatcacagatatgcagaagacgactagacgaaattaagaacacaatttgacacattatagactatatttcgacgtatagggtttgactgatttcattacaacatcgaatgggagctcaaaaagtgttacctaacactaatatgagagttatttggggatgatgctggtgctgtcaatgaccaacatcggttattgacactattggtaatcagcttgaaataattatcagaatgtattgtaaaaaaaacttaggttattatttgatttattgtttagAGATGCTATCAGAAagctagttgcccatatcggctaaaaacgctagctttgGCAGCTGTCtcagaataattttcaaaaatatcaaacctgtaAACATTAGCTATGGCAAATTTTTTgctctttgtaatatttctcaggaatagtGCCTTGAAGGCGCTAACATGtacagttttttttctctctgaatgttgtccagtgatctcgaagattttcgattattggaatattgttcaattatcatatcatctttggagctcccattcggtcaaaacactagtgcgatgggaatagcTAAAACGCAgtaattttaaaaactactacgacccaatactaattactaTACACTTTGCttaagttgacgacatcgtctagtccatcgtgagtattggtactagtagggggaaagttgggaaagggtccaggctttgctatcagctgtcatgcagctccacctggtcactctacaaaaaaaaaaaaaaaaaagaaaacataaacatgttaagcatgtaaatACAGCAAAACTTATTACAGCCCCCCGCTGAACGTCAACGGTAACCTCGTAGTGAGTCCATCACAAAAAGCCGAAGCGTTCGCAGCAACGTTTGCTGCTGCTCATAACAACGAAGAGCATGGCGATCCAGAAACTTCGGCGGCGGTGGACGCTGCAATCCACCAAATTTGCGCTGCAAGATCTTCCGTTCCTAATGCTGCCCTGGTCAAACCGAAAGAGGTGAAATCAATCATCCGCACGCTGAAAACCCGGAAATCTCCAGGATAGGATGGAATCCGGAACACCTGCCTCAAGCACCTACCAAGAAAAGGATTGGTTGTTTTGGCTAAAGTGTTCAACGCGTGCCTGGCCTTAGGTTACTTTCCGGCCGGATGGAAACACGCTAACGTGATAGCCATCCCGAAGGCCACCAATCCAGGTAATTACCGACCGATAAGTCTTCTGAGCAGTCTTAGTAAAGTCCTGGAAAGGGTAATCCTCGCACGATTAAACCGACACTTGGAGACGGAAGAAGTCGTTCCAGCGGAACAATTCGGCTTCAGAACGGGACACTCAACAGTGCACCAACTTGCtcgcatcacgcaaaaggtgaaaCAAGGATTTCGAACGGGCAAATCGACCGGCATGGTTCTTCTCGACGTGGAAAAAGCCTACGACTCCGTGTGGCAAGATGCTGTCGTGTACAAGCTCTTCCGCTCGAATCTCCAACTCTACCTGGTCAAGATTGTACAATCGTTCCTTTCAAATCGGACTTTCGCGGTTGCCGTAAATGGTGAAAGCTCCAGCGCCCACAACATCCCCTTTGGCGTGCCCCAAGGATCAGTCCTGAGTCCGATTCTCTTCAACGTCCTAACCTCCGATGTACTGATGATAGATGGAGTATCGTACGCATTTTTTGCGGACGACACGGCTTTTCTGGTTTCGGACAAAGATCCGCAAATCGTCATTACCCACCTCCAAGCGGCGATGaacaatctccaggaattccaacggaaatggCGAATCAAATTGAATGCAGGCAAAACGCAGtcaattttcttcacgcggaggCGTGCTGCTCAACACCTTCCCCGTAGGCCGATCACTGTCAATGGTCAGCCAACTACATGGGACGATGAAGTCAAATATCTAGGAGTGATGTTCGACAAGAAGCTGAAGTTCGACAAACATGTGAACTACGTCGCCGGAAAAGTTGATCGGTCTACCAAGGCGCTGTACTCCCTGCTGAATCGACGGTCGAAACTGCACATCAAAAACAAGATGCTAGCGGTCAGGTGCACCATCCGGCCAATGTTCACCTATGCATCGGCAGTTTGGGGCAACTGTGCCAAGTCTCATCGAAAGAGGCTGCAAGTTAAGCAGAATAAACTACTCAAAATGGTTCTCAATTTGAATCCCTGGTACCCGACCGACGACTCCGGTACCTTAAACAAGAAATGACGGGAGTTTCGGAGCACATGGTCGTGTACCTGATCGTTTCGGCGCTTGACAAGTCCACCCGAAAGGCCTGGGAAGGAACGCAGAAGAAAGGTGATCTTCCCAAATACATGCCGACTATCGATTTCCTTAAGTCGAGGTGCCAGATTCTGAAGAACTGTGAGGAAGCCTTCCACCCAGCGAACTCTGCAGCGAAGCCGAAGCAACTCCAACTGCCTCCGAAGAATTCACCGTTGAAGAGCCATGCGGTTTCCACAACTGTCTCGCAGGAGTGTGAGATTTGCGGTGGTGCTCACCGAAACATACAGTGCACGGCGTTAAGCAACTTGACGCCTCCCCAGAGAAACGAAAAGATCCGAGCTGCAGGACTTTGCTTCAACTGTCTGCGTAAGGGGCACCGCTCTTGTAACCTGGAAGCTCAGGGATACTGGATCTTAGGGTCGTAACATGGCTTGTCTCCCAGAATGTCAAAACAAGGAAATCCCAGTGAGCAGGAACGCGTCTGAAAACTCTACACACTATTGGCTCAAGGCTAGAAATTCAAGGGGTGGACACTGCTATACCTGAAACACACTCTAAAGCGGAAAATTCTCAATCCTCGCCGGTTTCCAACGAAGGCGAGGCTTGGTGACTCCTTTATAAGCCCGGAATGACGAACAAAACATAAAGTGGGTAAACTTATTAGTACTGGAGTTACTCTCGCTATTTGAGTTAAAGAGGTAATTTTCATACTAACTATTAACTATTTATTCGTGACGTCACACGTCTATCGGGGTAAAGGGCCTATTATATTTTAGGAAGGATAGTTCTGGTCTTTAGGTGGAGCCTACAAGCTATAattggaaccgaacggttacatTTGGTTCccataccgggaatcgaaccctggttcccataccgggaatcgaacccgggccttCTGGGTGAAAGCCAGATATcctcctatatatatatatagaatgTTATTTGTATACATAGGGAAAGCCTCACCTTTTAATGTAAACCCGTGCAATTACATTAGCACCATCTATGTATCAAATCATGATACATTGGGCAAGCGTTTGTCATGACACATTGATCAAACTGCTGCAAAGTAGTATCACTCTTCAGAGAAATGAGTGGAAAAAGAGCGTGAGTGCCTCGCATGTCAAACGAGTTGCGTGATTGATCCCTCACTCTATGCTGTCATTTTGGAATTCTAGGGTGGGACAAATAATTGGGATTTGCGGTGGAGCCAGCAAATATGCCTtttggaaccgaacggttacacTCTCGAGAGTGTCCATCCGACAAGACGTGCCGCAAGTGTCAACGCTGGCACCATACACTGCTACACGATGATGGAGCACTCCACCAGGATACGCGATCCAATGTTTCTCTCCCCGCGGAAACCGCGGTAAGAccaccggttccagatgttctggCTCAACCGACAGAGGTGCAGGAGAATCCTACTGCCGTTGATCAACCCGTATCCACGACCTGCTCATCGAACTTCGCCAAGACATCGAAAACAGTACTGCTGCTCACCGCAGTCGTACAGGTGTTCGATAAAAAGAACCAGCCACATCCATGCCGCGTCCTGCTGGATAacggctctcaggtgaattttgtCACTGGGGACAGTAACTCCGAAGGTGACAGGCACGATTCCTTCGTCGAAGATAAACATCGACCGCTGGGACATCCCCGACGGTGTCATATTGGCCGACCCCACATTCCACACGCCGGACAAAGTGGACTTGCTGATTGGAGTTGAGCTATTTTTCGACATTCTCAAGCCGAGTCAGATCAATCTAGCGGACAACCTTCCGCTCCTGCGTGAAACCCATTTTGGGTGGATCGTGTCTGGAGTCATCGTCGAGCCGCAAGTAGCCAACGTTTCCGTGCAACAAGCCAACCACGCATCCGTAGACGATATCGAAAAGATGATGCAACAGTTCTGGCAAATTGAGGAAGTGCCAAACGTCTCGAAGCTTTCGACCGAAGAGATGGCAACCGAAGCCCATTTCCTATCTACGTATCATCGAGACGCGAACGGCAGATTCATCGTCCGGCTGCCGTTCAAGGATAACTTGGACCAGCTGGATAGCTGTCGCACTTTGGCACTCAAACGATTCCTGATGCTGGAGAAGCGACTCGTCCGCAATTCCGACCTTCAGCAGCAGTATGTGGAGTTCCTCCGCGAATATGAAGCTCTTGGACACTGCCACGAAATCCATGAAGCCGAAGATCCTCCAAACCAACTTGCGTATTACATGCCACACCACGCAGTGTTGCGGCCTTCAAGTTCGAGCACGAAGTGTCGAGTTGTGTTCGACGCCAGCGCCAAGTTTTCTCCTTCTGAACTGTCCCTGAACGATGTACTGCAAGTTGGGCCCGTCATCCAGAATGATCTGTACTTCATCATCCTGCGCTTCCGGAAGTATAAAATAGCATTTTCCGGAGACGTATCCAAAATGTACCGTCAGGTCGTCCATGCAAAGGAAGATCGTCGATTTCTACGTATTTTCTGGAGACCACACCCGTCCCAACCGCTGCGGGTTCTGGAGCTGTGTACCGTTACCTATGGCACCGCATCGGCGCCATTCTTGGCCACTAGGTGCTTGATGCAACTCGTGGAAGAAGACGGAGGCGCCTTTCCGATCGCCTCCCGTATCGTGAAAGAAGAAACATACATCGATGATGTACTCTCCGGCGCGGATTCATTGGACGATGCCATCGATGCCCAACGGCAGCTGAATGAACTCCTCAACCGAGGAGGGTTCCCGATCCACAAGTGGTGCTcgaattcccaagaatttctcgagcACATTCCGGAAGAAGACCGAGAGAAGAAGCTCCCAATGGAAGAACGAGGAGTAAACGAGGCCATCAAGGTGCTTGGTCTGATGTGGGACCCGAGCGCTGACACACTGTTCATCGCCAACCATCCGAAGCCAACAACCGCAGCCGACCAGCAACGAGTCACGAAGCGAGTGATGTACTCGGAGATCGCCAAATTCTTCGATCCACTCGGCTTAGTGTCACCTGTCATCGTATTGGCGAAGCTCCTAGCCCAGCGATTGTGGAAACTCAAGACTGGCTGGGACGACCTAGTCGACGAAGCAACCGCACAAGAGTGGCAAGAACTTCAAGCATCCTTGTCACATTTGCACCGCATAGGTATCCCAAGGTGCGTAACCTTCGGCGGAGTAGTTGCGTACGAATTACACGGGTTTTCAGACGCCTCCACCGTGGCGTATGGAGCCTGCATCTATTTGCGAAGTCTATTCTCCGATGGGTCAGCGAAGCTGCGAATCCTCACCAGCAAATCTAAACTGGTCCCTCTACATGACCTGTCCATCCCGCGGAAGGAGTTGTGCGCCGCTCTCCTGCTCACCCGGTTGGCGCGAAAGGTGGTACCAGCCCTGGACATGTCGTTCCGTGAAATCGTGCTGTGGTGCGACAGTACCATTGTTCTGGCCTGGATCCAAAAGCCGCTCAACCAGTTGGAGTTATTTGTACGAAACCGAATCGCTGTGATCCAAGAACACACTGGAGACTATCGATGGGAGTATGTCCGATCCCAACAGAACCCAGCCGATATCGTTTCTCGCGGCCAACTGCCTGAGGCGCTTAAGAACAACACCCTTTGGTGGAACGGCCCAGAATATCTTCACAAAGCAGAGTACGAGGTGGTATCGCCAGAACCTGTTCCCGAAGATGAACTACCCGAGCTCAAGGGAGTAACCGCAACTACGGCTGTAAGTATCGACGCATTCCAGTTCTTCTCCCGATTTAGTTGCTTCAGGACGATTCAGCGTATCATGGGGTATGTACTCCGGTTCGTTGGAAACTGCCGCAAACCTCCAACCCAGCGTGTGACGAGCCTGCATCTGACCGTCGGCGAGCTGCCTCGTTCAACTGAAGTCATCATTCACGTGATCCAATTCGTTCATTTGGCGGACGAAATCCAACGAGTCGTTGACAACGAACCTTGCAAAAAACTCGCAAACCTTCGTCCAGTCTACGTCGATGGTCTGCTCCGTGTGGGTGGTCGTCTAGATCGCTCACTGTTACCGTTCGAAAGCCGTCATCCCATCATTCTACCGGACAAGGAGCCGGTGGTACGACTACTAGTTCGACAGATGCATGTCGAACTACTCCACGTCGGGCAGACCGGCCTGATGAACGCCATACGGCAACGTTACTGGCTTCTCAACGCACGTTCCACCATCCGACTAGTCACTCGTAAGTGCGTGAGATGCTTTCGGGTCAGCCCGACTAATACCAGCCAGCTGATGGGAAACCTCCCAACCGCAAGAATTGTGATATCTCCACCGTTTGCCGTTACCGGAGTAGATTACGCCGGCCCGTTTCTCATCAGACAAGGGGTACGCCGTCCGGCGTTGATCAAGGCTTACGTGTCCGTCTACGTGTGCATGACAACCAAGGCCGTGCATCTAGAGGCAGTGTCCGACCTGAGTACCGACGCCTTCTTGTCGTCCCTAAAGCGTTTTCTCGGCCGACGGGGAATGGTTCAGCAGCTCCACTCGGATAACGCCACCAATTTCCGAGGGGCGCACCACGAGCTGAACGAGCTGTTCCGCCAATTTCATGATCAGCAATCTGTGAAGACTATCGAGGATTTCTGCCGCTCCCGCGAGATAGAATGGCACTTCATTCCGCCGGATGCACCGGAGTTCGGCGGTCTCTGGGAAGCCGCAGTTAAATCCGCCAAAACCCATCTGAAGCGCATAGTTGGCACCGTGAAGTTAACCTTCGAAGAGCTGACTACCGTCCTAGTCGAGATCGATGCGGTGCTTAATTCTCGACCACTGTTCACCATCTCTAACGATCCTGCGGACCCACTGGTGATCACGCCGGCCCACTACCTCATCGGTCGTCCGCTCACGGCCATAGCCGAACCTTCCCTCGAGAACGTCAAGGTAACCCGATTGACTCGATGGCAGCACCTCCAGCTCATGCGCGAGCACTTCTGGCGTTCATGAA contains:
- the LOC134290587 gene encoding uncharacterized protein LOC134290587, with the translated sequence MVVYLIVSALDKSTRKAWEGTQKKGDLPKYMPTIDFLKSRCQILKNCEEAFHPANSAAKPKQLQLPPKNSPLKSHAVSTTVSQECEICGGAHRNIQCTALSNLTPPQRNEKIRAAGLCFNCLRKGHRSCNLEAQGYWILGS
- the LOC134290589 gene encoding uncharacterized protein LOC134290589 encodes the protein MPFGTERLHSRECPSDKTCRKCQRWHHTLLHDDGALHQDTRSNVSLPAETAVRPPVPDVLAQPTEVQENPTAVDQPVSTTCSSNFAKTSKTVLLLTAVVQVFDKKNQPHPCRVLLDNGSQINIDRWDIPDGVILADPTFHTPDKVDLLIGVELFFDILKPSQINLADNLPLLRETHFGWIVSGVIVEPQVANVSVQQANHASVDDIEKMMQQFWQIEEVPNVSKLSTEEMATEAHFLSTYHRDANGRFIVRLPFKDNLDQLDSCRTLALKRFLMLEKRLVRNSDLQQQYVEFLREYEALGHCHEIHEAEDPPNQLAYYMPHHAVLRPSSSSTKCRVVFDASAKFSPSELSLNDVLQVGPVIQNDLYFIILRFRKYKIAFSGDVSKMYRQVVHAKEDRRFLRIFWRPHPSQPLRVLELCTVTYGTASAPFLATRCLMQLVEEDGGAFPIASRIVKEETYIDDVLSGADSLDDAIDAQRQLNELLNRGGFPIHKWCSNSQEFLEHIPEEDREKKLPMEERGVNEAIKVLGLMWDPSADTLFIANHPKPTTAADQQRVTKRVMYSEIAKFFDPLGLVSPVIVLAKLLAQRLWKLKTGWDDLVDEATAQEWQELQASLSHLHRIGIPRCVTFGGVVAYELHGFSDASTVAYGACIYLRSLFSDGSAKLRILTSKSKLVPLHDLSIPRKELCAALLLTRLARKVVPALDMSFREIVLWCDSTIVLAWIQKPLNQLELFVRNRIAVIQEHTGDYRWEYVRSQQNPADIVSRGQLPEALKNNTLWWNGPEYLHKAEYEVVSPEPVPEDELPELKGVTATTAVSIDAFQFFSRFSCFRTIQRIMGYVLRFVGNCRKPPTQRVTSLHLTVGELPRSTEVIIHVIQFVHLADEIQRVVDNEPCKKLANLRPVYVDGLLRVGGRLDRSLLPFESRHPIILPDKEPVVRLLVRQMHVELLHVGQTGLMNAIRQRYWLLNARSTIRLVTRKCVRCFRVSPTNTSQLMGNLPTARIVISPPFAVTGVDYAGPFLIRQGVRRPALIKAYVSVYVCMTTKAVHLEAVSDLSTDAFLSSLKRFLGRRGMVQQLHSDNATNFRGAHHELNELFRQFHDQQSVKTIEDFCRSREIEWHFIPPDAPEFGGLWEAAVKSAKTHLKRIVGTVKLTFEELTTVLVEIDAVLNSRPLFTISNDPADPLVITPAHYLIGRPLTAIAEPSLENVKVTRLTRWQHLQLMREHFWRS